The Dehalogenimonas lykanthroporepellens BL-DC-9 genome includes a window with the following:
- a CDS encoding conserved hypothetical protein (KEGG: hha:Hhal_1491 hypothetical protein) — protein MSEKNNVSSIAILGWSLRAIDAIDRFNRPYVVVAPEWAADYAKKNNIPFITWDFDRLNERSYELTQTLQERGVEVAIPLFEETVEWAGAINSVLMKKPSLLNQALLFRDKSLMKRRAQLAGIRVGIFEEAHNPNDVVHFLKRVNQALLKLDGDPNDPIHFKPFDKAGCLGHRVIRTVEDVDNIHSDEFPALMESHLDGLEFACEVFIHNRKIRFLNISEYVHLGYSVFLPASPRLEQWRPRITQEIEKLIEAFDIDYGLIHPEYFITNDGQLFFGEVAYRVPGGNAFELIERAYGFNAYQAQVLVSDPKATEEEIKSFFPKEVVDAKGHAGCFLVYPRRRVISHLEIPQETENDPYYEYHDLQSPAETKVSKRVAFGNHYGSVYFFGSEPDRIRELLLHQEELDFYV, from the coding sequence ATGAGTGAGAAAAATAATGTCAGCAGTATTGCCATTCTGGGCTGGAGTTTACGAGCCATTGATGCCATCGACCGTTTTAACCGGCCGTATGTTGTAGTCGCCCCGGAATGGGCTGCCGACTATGCCAAGAAAAACAATATTCCCTTTATTACCTGGGATTTCGACCGGCTCAACGAACGTTCCTATGAACTGACGCAGACACTCCAGGAACGCGGGGTCGAGGTGGCCATACCCCTGTTCGAAGAAACAGTGGAATGGGCCGGAGCCATCAATTCGGTCCTGATGAAAAAACCGTCGCTGTTAAACCAGGCTCTGCTTTTCCGAGACAAATCACTGATGAAACGCCGGGCTCAGTTAGCCGGCATCAGAGTCGGCATCTTCGAGGAAGCGCATAATCCCAACGATGTGGTTCATTTCCTGAAAAGGGTCAATCAGGCGTTACTGAAACTGGACGGTGACCCCAACGACCCCATACACTTCAAACCGTTCGACAAGGCCGGATGCCTCGGTCACCGGGTTATCCGCACCGTAGAAGATGTGGACAACATCCACAGTGATGAGTTTCCTGCTTTAATGGAAAGTCATCTAGATGGCCTGGAATTCGCCTGCGAAGTATTTATCCACAATCGTAAAATACGCTTCCTGAACATTTCGGAATACGTCCACCTGGGTTACTCTGTTTTCCTGCCGGCCTCTCCCCGCCTGGAACAATGGCGACCCCGAATCACGCAGGAGATAGAGAAACTCATCGAAGCCTTCGATATCGATTACGGGCTCATCCACCCGGAATACTTCATCACCAACGACGGCCAGTTGTTTTTCGGAGAAGTTGCTTACCGGGTACCGGGCGGCAACGCCTTCGAACTTATAGAGCGGGCCTATGGTTTCAATGCCTATCAGGCTCAAGTGCTGGTAAGCGACCCAAAAGCGACCGAAGAGGAAATCAAGAGCTTTTTCCCGAAAGAAGTGGTGGACGCCAAAGGACATGCCGGCTGTTTCCTGGTCTATCCCCGAAGACGGGTGATTTCACACCTCGAAATACCGCAGGAAACCGAAAACGACCCATATTACGAATATCACGACCTGCAATCACCGGCGGAAACCAAGGTTTCCAAACGTGTCGCTTTCGGCAATCACTACGGTTCGGTATACTTTTTCGGCAGTGAACCCGACCGGATACGTGAGTTACTTCTGCATCAGGAAGAGCTCGATTTCTATGTCTGA
- a CDS encoding integral membrane sensor signal transduction histidine kinase (KEGG: det:DET1059 sensor histidine kinase~PFAM: ATP-binding region ATPase domain protein; histidine kinase HAMP region domain protein; histidine kinase A domain protein~SMART: ATP-binding region ATPase domain protein; histidine kinase A domain protein; histidine kinase HAMP region domain protein), producing the protein MKSLTFKLGAALVLVAVVAVAVMAFLTNQYTKSEFQTYVSTNPSFSEAIANTLAVYYLQNDNSWDGVGDTLPSFLAFNGDRLILADNSGTIVADTGGELVGTPVNQTDLFGPYDVELFRLRKVIGQFYYIAGHTGGMGSGMGSGMGGMGPGGNNGGGGTVVISNAEEDFLAQTNRWLWISGGLAVAGALLIASILASQISRPLRALNAGARELAAGNLSHRVKVSANDETGRLAESFNVMASALEKSEQSRKRLLADVAHELRTPLTVINGTVDAMMDGVLPTDEQQLGTIKEESLLLTRLIADLRDLSLAEAGQLKLDKSVIDLGDLVCRKLEQFRLLAETRNIRLECHNPGGLPSVNGDWVRLEQVLANLLSNALRHTPAGGEVSVRLTEASLDGSPAVAVAVSDTGEGMTPEDLKHIFDRFYRVEDSRSRDEGGAGLGLAIVKQMVTAHSGRVSVESAPGRGTTFTVTLPAQTGTG; encoded by the coding sequence GTGAAAAGCCTGACCTTCAAGCTGGGGGCCGCTCTGGTGCTGGTGGCGGTGGTCGCCGTGGCCGTCATGGCTTTCCTGACCAATCAGTACACCAAAAGCGAGTTCCAGACCTATGTTTCCACCAACCCGTCGTTTTCCGAGGCCATCGCCAACACCCTGGCCGTCTATTATCTGCAGAACGACAACTCCTGGGACGGTGTAGGAGATACCCTGCCATCTTTTCTGGCCTTCAACGGCGACCGGCTGATACTGGCCGACAACAGCGGCACCATCGTGGCCGATACCGGCGGTGAACTGGTGGGTACGCCGGTCAATCAGACCGACCTGTTCGGCCCGTATGATGTCGAGTTGTTCCGCCTCCGAAAGGTCATCGGCCAGTTCTATTACATCGCGGGACACACCGGCGGCATGGGTAGCGGCATGGGTTCCGGCATGGGCGGCATGGGGCCAGGCGGCAATAACGGCGGCGGCGGTACCGTGGTGATCAGCAACGCCGAAGAGGATTTTCTGGCACAGACCAACCGCTGGCTGTGGATATCCGGCGGACTGGCGGTAGCTGGCGCCCTGCTCATCGCCTCCATCCTGGCTTCCCAGATATCCCGACCGCTTCGGGCGCTCAATGCCGGCGCCCGGGAACTGGCCGCCGGCAACCTGTCGCACCGGGTCAAAGTCAGCGCCAATGACGAGACCGGTCGGCTGGCCGAATCCTTCAACGTCATGGCCTCAGCCCTGGAAAAAAGCGAGCAGTCCCGCAAGCGCCTGCTGGCCGACGTGGCCCACGAACTGCGCACCCCGCTGACGGTCATCAACGGCACGGTCGACGCCATGATGGACGGCGTCCTGCCGACCGATGAGCAGCAACTGGGCACCATCAAAGAAGAATCTCTGCTCCTGACCCGGCTGATAGCCGACCTGCGCGACCTGTCACTGGCCGAAGCCGGACAGTTGAAGCTGGATAAATCGGTCATCGACCTGGGCGACCTGGTCTGCCGCAAGCTGGAGCAATTCCGGCTACTGGCCGAAACCAGAAACATCCGGCTGGAGTGTCACAATCCCGGCGGACTGCCATCGGTAAACGGGGACTGGGTGCGCCTGGAACAGGTGCTGGCCAATCTGCTGTCCAACGCCCTGCGCCACACTCCGGCGGGCGGCGAAGTGTCAGTCCGGCTGACCGAGGCGTCACTGGACGGCAGTCCGGCCGTAGCCGTGGCGGTATCGGATACCGGTGAGGGCATGACGCCGGAAGACCTGAAGCATATCTTCGACCGGTTCTACCGGGTGGAGGACTCCCGTTCCCGCGACGAAGGCGGTGCCGGGCTGGGCCTGGCCATCGTCAAGCAGATGGTGACCGCCCATAGCGGCCGGGTGAGCGTGGAGAGCGCACCGGGCCGGGGGACGACTTTCACCGTCACCCTGCCGGCGCAGACCGGAACCGGTTAA
- a CDS encoding DAK2 domain fusion protein YloV (KEGG: dev:DhcVS_1046 DAK2 domain protein~TIGRFAM: DAK2 domain fusion protein YloV~PFAM: Dak phosphatase), with protein MSITTTMNGYELRDMLSAAVAWLEKSVLDINALNVFPVPDGDCGTNMLLTFQSAVEEAFKVTDNKADSVAAAIAEGALMEARGNSGVISSQIWRGFAQAFKDKEVVTVADWANAWTQAEAMAYKSLTNPVEGTILTVIKDVATTARNSAADNDSIYKLLEATVKTASESVAKTPLLLPVLREAGVVDAGGQGLFTILEGMLYFLRDETEQMQFKKSRVIVSSEPVSANKRQLKQADDEPFGYCTEFLLKGEGLDPEKIRASFKQQGKSLIVVGDKSTVRVHIHTSAPGLVLDFATKIGTVHKVNIRNMDEQYEEDFLALQKDRQSALDIAVVAIVAGDGFADVFSSLGATAVVPGGQTMNPSTKDILQAVEHVACDQVIILPNNKNIISAAELVKQLTNKNIAVVPTKTLPQGVSALRAFDYDATFEINVQRMTEAALQVHTIEITHASRDTKLNKLVIKKNQTIGLFDDHLSAVNESSEKVLTDLLAKTDFSKVKVITLYHGADTTAEDADSIANKLITQYPSVQVDVVWGGQPHYDYIVALE; from the coding sequence ATGTCAATAACTACTACTATGAACGGCTATGAACTGCGTGATATGCTGTCTGCCGCGGTTGCGTGGTTGGAGAAAAGCGTATTAGACATTAATGCGCTTAATGTGTTCCCGGTGCCAGATGGAGATTGCGGCACCAATATGTTACTTACCTTCCAGTCTGCAGTCGAGGAAGCTTTTAAAGTAACTGATAACAAGGCGGATTCGGTCGCGGCAGCAATTGCCGAAGGTGCCCTCATGGAGGCCCGAGGTAATTCCGGTGTAATTTCTTCCCAGATATGGCGTGGATTTGCCCAAGCGTTCAAAGACAAGGAAGTTGTAACCGTCGCTGATTGGGCCAATGCATGGACACAAGCTGAGGCAATGGCTTATAAAAGTCTAACTAACCCGGTGGAAGGTACCATCCTGACCGTCATTAAAGATGTAGCTACAACTGCCAGAAATTCGGCGGCAGATAATGATTCTATCTATAAACTGTTAGAAGCCACGGTGAAAACTGCCTCGGAGTCGGTGGCTAAAACACCGTTACTTTTACCGGTATTGCGGGAGGCTGGGGTAGTGGATGCGGGAGGTCAGGGGCTTTTTACTATCTTAGAGGGGATGCTGTATTTTCTGCGCGATGAAACCGAACAAATGCAGTTCAAAAAATCCCGGGTTATAGTCAGCTCCGAGCCGGTGAGTGCTAATAAAAGACAATTGAAGCAGGCTGACGACGAACCATTTGGTTATTGCACGGAGTTCCTTCTCAAGGGCGAAGGCCTGGACCCGGAAAAGATCAGAGCTAGTTTCAAGCAACAGGGAAAATCGCTCATCGTAGTCGGTGATAAATCTACGGTTCGTGTCCATATTCATACATCTGCTCCTGGTCTGGTACTCGATTTTGCCACCAAAATAGGCACAGTTCATAAAGTCAACATACGCAATATGGATGAACAGTATGAAGAAGACTTTCTGGCTCTGCAGAAAGACCGTCAGTCCGCTCTTGATATTGCGGTCGTGGCTATTGTAGCCGGTGATGGGTTTGCTGATGTCTTTTCTTCTCTTGGCGCAACTGCCGTTGTCCCTGGGGGACAGACAATGAACCCGTCAACCAAGGATATTTTACAGGCAGTAGAGCATGTTGCCTGTGACCAGGTCATTATCTTGCCCAACAATAAAAATATCATCTCTGCCGCTGAACTAGTTAAGCAACTGACTAACAAAAACATCGCCGTCGTTCCTACAAAGACACTGCCGCAAGGTGTGTCTGCGCTACGAGCCTTTGATTATGACGCCACGTTTGAGATTAATGTTCAACGCATGACTGAAGCCGCGCTCCAAGTTCACACCATTGAAATCACGCATGCCAGCCGCGATACAAAACTCAACAAGCTGGTCATCAAAAAGAATCAGACTATCGGTTTATTCGACGACCATCTGTCAGCGGTTAATGAATCGTCTGAAAAAGTCCTCACCGACCTGTTGGCCAAGACCGACTTTTCTAAAGTGAAAGTGATAACCTTGTATCATGGGGCTGATACCACTGCGGAGGACGCCGATAGTATCGCCAATAAACTCATTACGCAATATCCTTCGGTTCAGGTAGATGTTGTTTGGGGCGGGCAACCGCACTATGATTATATTGTGGCACTTGAATAG
- a CDS encoding hypothetical protein (KEGG: tva:TVAG_193760 DNA-directed RNA polymerase, omega subunit family protein) — protein MEKDQANNIEKQVANIEEASLTADQLAEQLYNNAGLDAVIKAGLKDYDETLHREDKLITKVLGPRGNDIQGYGQAVAKRVAVAVFELLNRQYGGRMGDLRAYIAKLEDDRDRATSRYDELMGRVVGILGDEYRELRTDSNKFMEKLTTLMGEDIKAKKIDQTALAERLADIDGLRAEIKKLESEKSDQAKDYENRLAALNKEWEAEKTAFEQRIASLEKDLTDVKASLKELEGRHKKLKDAADNLDKAVDEEDIGRKLSDSLYEYLLADSQIPPMVLSGVGKFIDFKKYLSAAAAKGAAESKSKAGVTLQDATK, from the coding sequence GTGGAAAAAGACCAGGCTAATAACATTGAAAAACAAGTTGCCAACATCGAAGAAGCCAGCCTGACAGCAGACCAGCTGGCGGAACAGTTGTACAATAACGCCGGACTGGATGCGGTTATCAAAGCCGGCCTGAAAGATTACGATGAAACCCTGCACCGGGAAGATAAGCTGATAACCAAGGTTCTGGGGCCCAGGGGTAACGACATCCAGGGGTACGGGCAGGCGGTAGCCAAAAGAGTCGCCGTGGCCGTATTCGAATTGCTCAACCGACAGTACGGCGGCCGCATGGGTGACCTGAGAGCCTATATCGCCAAGCTGGAGGATGACCGGGACAGGGCTACTTCCAGGTACGATGAACTTATGGGCCGTGTCGTCGGCATCCTGGGCGATGAGTATCGGGAATTGCGGACAGACTCCAACAAGTTCATGGAGAAACTGACCACCCTGATGGGTGAAGACATCAAAGCCAAGAAAATCGACCAGACCGCACTGGCCGAAAGACTGGCCGATATAGACGGCTTACGTGCTGAGATAAAGAAGCTGGAGTCAGAAAAAAGCGACCAGGCAAAGGATTACGAAAACCGCCTGGCGGCCCTGAATAAGGAATGGGAAGCTGAGAAAACCGCCTTCGAGCAACGGATAGCATCCCTGGAAAAGGACCTGACCGACGTTAAGGCCAGCCTCAAGGAGCTGGAAGGCCGGCACAAGAAGCTTAAAGACGCCGCCGATAATCTGGATAAAGCCGTTGACGAAGAGGACATCGGCCGGAAACTAAGCGATAGCCTGTATGAATATCTGCTGGCAGATTCTCAGATTCCGCCGATGGTGTTGAGCGGTGTCGGCAAATTCATCGACTTCAAGAAATACCTCTCCGCGGCCGCCGCCAAAGGCGCGGCAGAATCTAAATCAAAAGCCGGCGTTACCCTTCAAGATGCGACGAAATAA
- a CDS encoding conserved hypothetical protein (KEGG: cpi:Cpin_0628 hypothetical protein): protein MLLLIAIILIVLWALGAFAFSLGSLVHIALVLAVILLIIWLLKSVFRAF, encoded by the coding sequence ATGCTACTTCTAATCGCAATCATACTCATAGTCCTTTGGGCACTCGGTGCGTTTGCCTTCAGTTTGGGCAGTTTAGTGCATATTGCGCTTGTTTTAGCGGTGATATTATTAATCATCTGGCTTTTGAAAAGTGTTTTCAGGGCTTTCTAA
- a CDS encoding conserved hypothetical protein (KEGG: dev:DhcVS_1195 hypothetical protein) encodes MSNKDKIIGVLALVITIGLIIAALVNRENLVDVERIAGYSLAGVFVIALVASSLISLTLIPIPYYLVVFLLSNTLALEWGVLAPVVVGTVSAIGATLGQAPTFFIGFRGKELSYKIVSKFDSKRYRQGVYLARRGGSLTAFLISAIMNPIHLPVTIALGTLKFPPIKWAVLTLAGNMTKNLVLAFAGFYSIDLF; translated from the coding sequence GTGTCCAACAAAGATAAGATAATCGGTGTCCTGGCCCTGGTGATTACCATCGGACTGATTATAGCCGCGTTGGTTAATCGAGAAAATCTGGTCGATGTTGAAAGAATAGCCGGATATAGTTTGGCCGGAGTATTTGTAATCGCATTAGTGGCAAGCAGTTTGATAAGTCTGACGTTGATCCCGATTCCCTATTATCTTGTAGTCTTTCTTTTATCGAACACTCTTGCCCTGGAATGGGGTGTGTTAGCACCGGTTGTAGTTGGAACTGTCTCCGCAATCGGAGCCACTTTGGGGCAAGCCCCTACGTTTTTCATCGGTTTTAGGGGCAAGGAACTATCCTATAAGATAGTGTCTAAATTTGATAGCAAACGTTACCGTCAAGGGGTATATTTGGCTAGAAGAGGCGGTTCGCTCACCGCTTTCCTGATTTCAGCCATTATGAACCCTATTCATTTACCCGTAACCATCGCTTTGGGAACTTTAAAATTTCCGCCAATAAAGTGGGCGGTATTAACTCTGGCTGGCAATATGACTAAAAACCTGGTCTTGGCATTTGCTGGATTTTATAGTATTGATTTATTTTGA
- a CDS encoding transposase mutator type (KEGG: sth:STH2289 transposase~manually curated~PFAM: transposase mutator type), giving the protein MAKDRMTLLELLRKSGSDGDLDFLREGVKMLAEAVMELEVKQKTGAEKHERSNGRLTYRNGYRGRIWDTRAGTIPLAIPRLRDGSYFPSLLEPRRRAEHALLAVIQEAYVLGISTRKVESLVQSLGLNGVSKSEVSRICGALDDEVERWRHRPLLWRYPYLWLDATYVKVRDSGRVVSQAVIIAYGVRETGEREIIGLEVGPSEDGVFWKEFLRGLVSRGLSGVMLVISDAHLGLKEAISTVLTGVSWQRCRVHFMRNALARVPRGAQAMVSAAIRTIFAQPDRDSACSQLRRVADNLRLRFGPVADQLEEAEPDILAYTAFPREHWRQLYSTNPLERLNKEIKRRSNVVGIFPNSQSVIRLIGAVLMEQQDEWEVGRRYFSLDSMKKTLEGAQEEPLIMALPA; this is encoded by the coding sequence ATGGCCAAAGACAGGATGACACTTTTGGAATTGCTACGCAAGTCAGGAAGTGACGGTGATCTTGATTTTCTGAGAGAAGGGGTGAAGATGCTGGCCGAAGCGGTCATGGAGCTTGAGGTTAAGCAGAAGACCGGAGCTGAGAAACATGAGCGCAGTAACGGTCGTTTAACCTACCGTAACGGCTACCGGGGGCGTATCTGGGACACCCGGGCCGGCACGATACCCTTGGCGATTCCCCGGTTGCGGGACGGCAGTTATTTCCCCAGCTTGCTCGAGCCCCGGCGCCGGGCGGAACATGCCTTGCTGGCGGTAATCCAGGAAGCCTATGTATTGGGCATCAGCACCCGCAAGGTGGAATCTCTGGTTCAGTCACTGGGGCTTAACGGGGTCAGTAAGAGCGAGGTATCGCGAATATGCGGGGCTCTGGACGATGAAGTGGAACGATGGCGCCACCGGCCTTTGTTATGGCGTTATCCCTATCTGTGGCTGGATGCGACCTACGTCAAGGTCAGGGATTCAGGGCGGGTGGTCAGTCAGGCGGTAATTATCGCCTACGGAGTCCGTGAAACCGGAGAACGCGAGATCATCGGGCTTGAGGTCGGCCCCAGTGAAGACGGTGTATTCTGGAAAGAGTTTCTGCGGGGGTTGGTCAGCCGTGGTTTGAGCGGGGTGATGCTGGTAATCAGTGATGCTCATCTGGGGCTGAAGGAAGCCATCAGCACGGTACTCACCGGGGTATCGTGGCAACGCTGCCGGGTGCACTTCATGCGCAATGCGCTGGCCAGAGTGCCGCGGGGCGCCCAGGCTATGGTATCTGCCGCTATCCGGACCATTTTCGCTCAACCTGACCGCGATAGCGCTTGCAGCCAACTCCGCCGGGTAGCCGATAACCTCAGACTCCGATTCGGTCCTGTGGCCGACCAATTGGAAGAGGCAGAACCGGATATCCTGGCCTATACCGCCTTCCCGCGGGAACACTGGCGGCAACTGTACTCTACCAATCCCCTGGAGAGACTGAACAAGGAAATCAAGCGCCGCAGTAATGTGGTCGGCATCTTTCCCAACAGCCAATCGGTAATCAGGCTGATTGGGGCGGTGTTAATGGAACAGCAGGACGAGTGGGAGGTCGGACGACGCTACTTTTCTTTGGATTCGATGAAGAAAACGCTGGAAGGGGCGCAGGAGGAACCCCTGATCATGGCTTTACCAGCTTGA
- a CDS encoding conserved hypothetical protein (KEGG: xom:XOO_3278 hypothetical protein) has protein sequence MKTGNGTLLAILGGVIGVVGFAAFQRANEIISQGDALLSFGWFFSDISRDDATILQMAGIGGMVLGAILLIVGLMKVYKSR, from the coding sequence ATGAAGACAGGTAACGGAACCTTACTGGCAATCCTGGGCGGCGTGATCGGCGTGGTCGGCTTTGCGGCATTTCAACGGGCAAACGAGATCATATCACAAGGTGATGCCCTACTCAGCTTCGGGTGGTTTTTTTCTGATATAAGCCGGGATGACGCCACGATACTACAAATGGCCGGAATCGGTGGAATGGTGCTAGGCGCCATCCTGTTGATAGTAGGTTTGATGAAAGTTTATAAATCCCGCTGA
- a CDS encoding protein of unknown function DUF1508 (PFAM: protein of unknown function DUF1508~KEGG: mma:MM_1794 hypothetical protein) — MANKSARFVPTIRLKEYDVINKEGKDMGQVQTFIVDMNEGLIAFVLVAFGGTLGFGDKWFALPWESLKWQPEKENFLLGMSENILKDAPGMDKNKWMEVIEQWQEENDLELLDRYYTSHGYESYKGVIQRRVTNLGDRKPDAKFEVNMDVAGEYRFKLVALNGQTIAVSQGYNAKESALQGIESVRQNAPIAVIDDVTIPGSEN, encoded by the coding sequence ATGGCTAATAAATCAGCAAGGTTCGTACCGACTATCAGGTTGAAGGAGTACGATGTAATTAACAAAGAAGGCAAGGATATGGGGCAGGTCCAGACCTTCATCGTTGACATGAATGAGGGCTTGATAGCTTTCGTGCTTGTGGCCTTTGGGGGTACTTTGGGTTTTGGGGATAAATGGTTCGCTCTTCCCTGGGAGTCTTTAAAGTGGCAACCGGAAAAAGAGAATTTCCTTCTGGGTATGTCGGAAAATATCCTTAAGGATGCACCGGGCATGGACAAGAATAAATGGATGGAAGTAATTGAACAATGGCAGGAAGAAAATGATCTGGAACTGCTTGACCGATATTATACCAGCCACGGTTATGAGTCATATAAGGGGGTCATTCAAAGACGGGTAACAAACTTGGGTGACCGTAAGCCTGATGCCAAGTTCGAAGTAAATATGGACGTAGCCGGCGAATATCGCTTTAAACTCGTTGCGCTGAATGGACAGACTATCGCAGTATCGCAAGGCTACAATGCCAAGGAAAGTGCCCTGCAGGGTATTGAATCTGTCAGACAGAATGCCCCCATCGCTGTTATTGATGATGTGACAATTCCGGGCTCAGAAAACTAA
- a CDS encoding Cupin 2 conserved barrel domain protein (PFAM: Cupin 2 conserved barrel domain protein~KEGG: gme:Gmet_0691 hypothetical protein) has product MTDKEDIIAQALVMGDLINYQPGAVVSRTLTDKPAGTITLFAFDAGQGLSEHSAPYDAFVYAVDGEADVTISGKSNMVKKGQMIIMPANEPHALRAVAPFKMLLVMIRSKAGA; this is encoded by the coding sequence GTGACGGACAAAGAAGATATTATCGCTCAGGCCCTGGTCATGGGAGACCTGATTAACTACCAGCCGGGTGCAGTTGTCAGCCGGACGCTGACCGACAAGCCGGCGGGCACCATCACCCTGTTCGCGTTCGATGCCGGGCAGGGGCTGTCGGAGCATTCGGCGCCTTACGATGCCTTCGTCTATGCCGTGGACGGTGAGGCCGATGTTACCATATCGGGCAAGTCCAATATGGTGAAAAAGGGACAGATGATCATCATGCCGGCCAACGAGCCGCACGCTTTGCGCGCCGTAGCGCCGTTCAAGATGCTCCTGGTGATGATTCGCTCCAAAGCCGGGGCTTAA
- a CDS encoding protein of unknown function DUF205 (PFAM: protein of unknown function DUF205~KEGG: deg:DehalGT_1405 protein of unknown function DUF205), giving the protein MMVEFVLLILLAYLIGSVPSAYLAGKWFRGVDIREHGSGNVGVSNLISATSWQIGLPAIIFDIVKGILPIWVAYQLQLGIPQQVTVGTAAIVGHNWPVLLRFNGGRGMLTTIAVVFALPVVNGYLPWELLAFFVCAVVCLFTIHNIPIGTAAGIGIAPVVSWLTGKPLALTLGFIAIFLILIIRRLTAPLTEESANVSMKQLIVNRLFLDRDIRDREAWINRQSTKQISVEDMPKKLHPG; this is encoded by the coding sequence ATGATGGTAGAATTTGTCTTATTAATCCTTTTGGCCTATTTGATAGGCTCGGTGCCCAGTGCTTATCTGGCAGGTAAGTGGTTTCGCGGTGTCGATATCCGAGAGCACGGGAGCGGCAACGTGGGAGTTAGCAACCTCATAAGCGCCACTTCATGGCAGATAGGACTGCCGGCCATCATTTTTGATATTGTCAAGGGTATTTTGCCAATATGGGTTGCTTACCAGCTACAACTTGGCATTCCCCAGCAGGTAACTGTGGGCACCGCCGCTATCGTTGGTCACAACTGGCCGGTTCTCCTCCGCTTTAATGGCGGCAGAGGTATGCTCACGACAATAGCAGTTGTCTTCGCACTTCCCGTAGTGAATGGCTACCTACCGTGGGAGCTCCTGGCTTTCTTCGTCTGTGCTGTTGTCTGTCTGTTTACCATCCACAATATACCGATAGGCACCGCCGCCGGTATCGGCATCGCTCCTGTGGTCAGCTGGCTGACAGGGAAACCGCTTGCCTTGACCCTTGGCTTTATCGCTATCTTTCTCATATTAATCATCAGAAGGTTGACGGCGCCGTTAACGGAAGAGTCCGCTAATGTCAGTATGAAGCAACTGATAGTCAACCGCCTCTTTCTTGACCGCGATATCAGGGATAGGGAAGCCTGGATTAATCGGCAAAGTACAAAGCAGATTTCAGTTGAAGATATGCCGAAGAAACTTCACCCTGGTTAG